The DNA window CGATGAACAACGCGGGCTTGAGCTTACCGGTCTTGTGATCCTCGGTGCGCGACACGATGAGCACGGCCTCGGCCTGGTCTACACCGGAGATGAAGATCTTGCGGCCGTTGAGGATCCAGTCGTCACCGTCGCGGCGGGCGGTGGTGGTGATCTGGTGCGAGTTCGAGCCCGCATCCGGTTCGGTGATACCGAAGACCATCTTCCCGCTGCCGTCGGCGAGTTTGGGCAGCCACTGCCGCTTCTGCTCGTCGGTGCCGTATTTGGTGATGATCGTGCCGCAGATGGCCGGGGAGACCACCATCAGCAGCAGACCCGCACCCTGCGCGGCCAACTCCTCCATCACCAGCGACAGCTCGTACATGCCCGCGCCACCACCGCCGAACTCCTCCGGCAGATTCACCCCGAGAAAGCCGAGCTTGCCTGCCTCGTCCCATAATTCGGTGAGCGGCTCATTCTTGCGCGCCTTCGGCAGGACGTAGTCACGGTAGTTGTACTTCGCCGCCAGGGCGGCGACAGCGGCCCGCAGTGCCTTCTGCTCTTCGGTTTCGATGAAACTCATCAGTTCTCCTGGTTTTGGTCTTCGGCGGGATCGACGACGGCGAGTACGGCACCGACATCGACCTGCTGGCCGACAGTGACGTTGAGCGCGCTGAGCACGCCTGCGGCGGGTGCGGAGATGGTGTGCTCCATCTTCATCGCCTCCAGCCACAGAATCGGCTGCCCCTGCGCGACGGCGCTACCGACCTCCGCGCCGATCCGAATCACGCTGCCCGGCATGGGCGCGAGTAGTGAACCGTGCGCGACCTGATCGGCCGGATCGCTGAAGCGCGGCAGCCTGTGCACCGAGACCGGTCCGAGCGGCGAATCCACGCAGACCAGATCGCCATAGCGAGCGATATCGAATTGCCTCCGCACCAGCCCGCGTTCGCCGGGCACCGCGAGCACGACGCGCTCTGGGCTCGCATCCACCAGTTCGAGGCCGTCGTGACCGTCGACCGCGATTCCGGTACGGGTGAAGCGGTAACCGATGTCATGTGTTCCGCTGGTGCGGCCTTCGTACTGCTTGTGCTGTGCCTGGGCCGGTAGATTCCGCCACCCCGCGGGCAGTCCGCCGCCGACCCTGGCGGACTTGCGGTTCGCCGCGGCATCCGCGAGCGCGGCGGCGACGATCGAGAGCGCCGCATCGGCCTCGGACACCAAGGGCGCGGCCAGCACGTCCAAGCCATGGGTATCGAAGAACGCGGTGTCGGTATCGCCGGCCAGGAACGCGGGATGGCCCAGCACTCGGACGAGCAGATCGCGGTTGGTGACCAGACCGTGAATCTTGGCCCGCCGCAACGCCGTTGCCAGCAGTCGGGCGGCCTCGCCGCGCGTCTCGGCGTAGGAGATGACCTTCGCGAGCATCGGGTCGTAGTGCACACCGACGACCGAGCCGTCCACCACACCGGAATCCAGCCGCACGCCGGGCTTATCGAGTATCTCGAATTCGGTTGTCACCGAAGGGATGTCGATCCGATGCACCGTGCCGCTCTGCGGCTGCCAATCATGCGCCGGATCCTCGGCATACAGCCGGACCTCGATCGAGTGCCCGTGCATCGACGGCGGCTCGGCAGGCAAC is part of the Nocardia sp. NBC_00565 genome and encodes:
- a CDS encoding acetyl/propionyl/methylcrotonyl-CoA carboxylase subunit alpha produces the protein MFSNVLVANRGEIARRVFATCRRMGIGTVAVYSDADAAAPHVAEADAAVRLPGNTPAQTYLRGELIIEAALATGADAIHPGYGFLSENAEFARAVLAAGLVWIGPPVEAIEQMGSKVASKKMMDAAGVPVLAELDPAEVTEAQLPVLIKASAGGGGRGMRVVRSLGDLEPQISAARREAESAFGDPTVFCERYLETGRHIEVQVMADMHGTIWAVGERECSIQRRHQKVIEEAPAPLVERTGGMRARLFEAAKLAAGAIGYTGAGTVEFLADEAGEFFFLEMNTRLQVEHPVTECTTGLDLVRAQLEVAAGGELPAEPPSMHGHSIEVRLYAEDPAHDWQPQSGTVHRIDIPSVTTEFEILDKPGVRLDSGVVDGSVVGVHYDPMLAKVISYAETRGEAARLLATALRRAKIHGLVTNRDLLVRVLGHPAFLAGDTDTAFFDTHGLDVLAAPLVSEADAALSIVAAALADAAANRKSARVGGGLPAGWRNLPAQAQHKQYEGRTSGTHDIGYRFTRTGIAVDGHDGLELVDASPERVVLAVPGERGLVRRQFDIARYGDLVCVDSPLGPVSVHRLPRFSDPADQVAHGSLLAPMPGSVIRIGAEVGSAVAQGQPILWLEAMKMEHTISAPAAGVLSALNVTVGQQVDVGAVLAVVDPAEDQNQEN